One window from the genome of Aquabacterium sp. A3 encodes:
- a CDS encoding DNA-3-methyladenine glycosylase I, which produces MSSLFIGPDAQPRCRWCGGAPEFLAYHDHEWGFPVADDRRLFEKISLEAFQSGLSWRTILAKREHFREAFAEFDVAQLATYGPAEVKRLLANPGIVRHRGKIEATIHNASRALELAAEHGSLAAFFWRHEPPADTLPEPQSVNTLPAAVVLSKELKRRGWKFVGPTTVYAFMQAMGLVNDHASGCSVRTKAAAARRAFKRP; this is translated from the coding sequence ATGAGCAGCCTTTTCATTGGGCCCGACGCCCAGCCCCGTTGCCGATGGTGCGGTGGCGCGCCCGAATTCCTGGCGTACCACGACCACGAATGGGGCTTCCCGGTCGCCGACGACCGCCGCCTGTTCGAAAAGATCAGCCTGGAGGCGTTTCAGTCCGGTCTGAGCTGGCGCACCATCCTTGCCAAGCGCGAGCATTTCCGCGAGGCCTTCGCCGAGTTCGACGTGGCCCAGCTGGCCACCTACGGCCCGGCCGAGGTCAAGCGCTTGCTCGCCAACCCAGGCATCGTGCGGCATCGCGGCAAGATCGAAGCCACCATCCACAACGCCAGCCGCGCACTGGAGCTCGCCGCCGAACACGGCTCGCTGGCCGCGTTCTTCTGGCGCCACGAGCCCCCCGCCGACACCCTGCCCGAGCCGCAGAGCGTGAACACCCTGCCCGCCGCGGTGGTGCTGTCCAAAGAACTCAAGCGCCGGGGCTGGAAGTTCGTGGGGCCCACCACCGTCTACGCCTTCATGCAGGCCATGGGTCTGGTCAACGATCACGCAAGCGGGTGCAGCGTGCGGACGAAGGCAGCGGCGGCGCGGCGGGCGTTCAAACGCCCTTAA
- a CDS encoding HipA domain-containing protein — protein MSETDTARGSGWAVLAGSMTPEQDKRTFFLAQVLFWMLCAPDGHAKNFSLFIRPGGRYQLTPLYDVISAYPILGHGPNQISPFKVKLAMAVRGKNAHWKMNDIQRRHWVAVGTRHGVVTENGQPVDKLLDDLVARTPEVIQQVRRKLPEGYPLNLADRILEGLAQTAARLQAQKNPSTKVAVG, from the coding sequence TTGTCCGAGACTGACACGGCTCGTGGCAGCGGCTGGGCCGTGTTGGCGGGCTCGATGACACCTGAGCAGGACAAGCGCACCTTCTTCCTGGCCCAGGTGCTGTTCTGGATGCTGTGCGCACCCGACGGCCACGCCAAGAACTTCAGCCTCTTCATCCGGCCGGGAGGGCGCTATCAACTCACGCCGCTGTACGACGTGATCTCGGCCTACCCCATCCTGGGCCATGGGCCCAACCAGATCTCGCCATTCAAGGTCAAACTGGCCATGGCGGTTCGAGGCAAGAACGCGCACTGGAAGATGAACGACATCCAGCGACGGCATTGGGTGGCTGTGGGCACTCGGCACGGTGTGGTCACCGAGAATGGCCAACCCGTCGACAAGCTGCTGGACGACCTGGTGGCACGCACACCTGAGGTCATCCAGCAGGTCAGGCGCAAGCTGCCTGAAGGGTATCCGCTGAACCTGGCTGACCGGATTCTGGAGGGCCTGGCCCAGACCGCTGCGCGGCTGCAGGCACAAAAAAACCCGAGCACCAAGGTGGCGGTCGGGTGA
- a CDS encoding excisionase family DNA-binding protein, which produces MSTLERNGEIMPPVMSAQDAEMARAAQRCIMAALDHSKAASITLTDDEGNQPVIQVPPQALKVIAQVLGAMSERRPIVVMPSKQEVSTVEAANFLNVSRPFVIKEIEQGRLPYRMVGTHRRIAFDDLVQYAEKMRVRQQSALDRTAEDAHELGLGY; this is translated from the coding sequence ATGTCAACACTGGAGCGCAACGGAGAGATCATGCCCCCGGTCATGTCTGCCCAGGACGCAGAGATGGCCCGCGCTGCACAGCGGTGCATCATGGCCGCCTTGGACCACTCCAAGGCGGCCTCAATCACGCTGACCGATGATGAAGGCAATCAGCCCGTCATCCAGGTCCCGCCACAGGCCCTGAAAGTCATTGCGCAGGTTCTTGGCGCCATGAGCGAGCGTCGCCCCATCGTGGTCATGCCGTCCAAGCAGGAAGTCTCGACCGTGGAAGCAGCTAACTTTCTGAACGTCTCGCGCCCTTTCGTCATCAAGGAAATCGAGCAAGGACGGCTGCCCTACCGGATGGTGGGCACCCATCGCCGCATCGCATTTGATGACCTAGTGCAATACGCCGAGAAGATGCGCGTACGCCAACAGTCCGCGCTAGATCGCACGGCTGAGGACGCCCACGAGTTGGGCCTGGGCTACTGA
- a CDS encoding transcriptional regulator, whose protein sequence is MDTTADSPLLDPTPHVVRTALDIGQMVKRQRNGMNLRQLDVAGLANTGNRLIVDVENGKPTVQLQKVLDLLDILGLEVVIQPKTSRTL, encoded by the coding sequence ATGGACACCACCGCAGACAGCCCCTTGCTCGACCCCACACCTCATGTGGTTCGCACCGCGCTGGACATCGGTCAGATGGTCAAGCGGCAGCGCAACGGCATGAACCTGCGCCAGCTCGATGTCGCCGGCCTGGCCAACACCGGCAACCGCTTGATCGTCGATGTGGAAAACGGCAAGCCCACCGTGCAGCTTCAAAAGGTGCTCGACCTGCTCGACATCCTCGGCCTGGAAGTCGTGATCCAGCCCAAGACATCCAGGACGCTGTGA
- a CDS encoding type II toxin-antitoxin system HipA family toxin: MERVTALDVFHGDELIGTVFDTEPLSFEYAPTWLGRQQPAGPFPLSSIALKPGRLVEPQVQAFFENLLPEGEVRTYLSAQRKASTLFALLQAVAGDTAGAYVMLPQGQRPQPPQYEPTSWQALADILKSKSAAAIQVQGEDARISLAGAQDKATIAIFDGQPMLPKGHAPSTHILKPDIRRLAKVRDSAVNEAIIMRTAKHCGLRTAEVFYEPLTKACVVERFDRLRRDDGGLSRVIQYDLCQLAGTVSEKKYEKEGGPGLQACARLIREHSSRAALDLQALVQWVFFNICVGNNDSHAKNLSLYALPGQGVRLTPFYDLMCTRIYPGLSKEFAFNVGGEVLPGQMGHVQLQGMAQQLGMKPRYLQTVADDVAAKVPAAIDQAVNEISPLLAHNSQTFAEHLTHEVKSITKKAQARFRQAP; encoded by the coding sequence ATGGAACGCGTCACTGCGCTGGACGTCTTCCATGGCGATGAGCTGATCGGCACCGTCTTCGACACCGAGCCATTGAGCTTCGAATACGCGCCGACCTGGCTGGGCAGGCAACAGCCGGCTGGTCCCTTCCCCTTGTCCAGCATCGCCCTAAAGCCGGGGCGCCTGGTCGAACCCCAGGTGCAGGCCTTCTTCGAGAATCTGCTGCCCGAGGGCGAGGTACGCACCTACCTCTCGGCTCAGCGCAAGGCGTCCACGCTGTTCGCGCTGCTGCAAGCCGTGGCGGGCGACACGGCCGGTGCCTACGTGATGCTGCCCCAGGGACAACGCCCACAGCCCCCGCAATACGAACCCACCAGCTGGCAGGCCCTGGCCGACATCCTTAAGTCCAAATCGGCCGCAGCCATCCAGGTTCAAGGAGAGGACGCCCGCATCTCACTGGCTGGTGCGCAAGACAAAGCAACGATCGCCATCTTCGACGGCCAACCCATGCTGCCCAAGGGGCACGCGCCGTCCACGCACATCCTCAAGCCCGACATCCGCCGGCTGGCCAAGGTGCGAGACAGCGCTGTGAACGAGGCCATCATCATGCGCACGGCCAAGCACTGCGGGCTGAGAACGGCCGAAGTGTTTTACGAGCCACTGACCAAGGCCTGTGTGGTCGAGCGCTTTGACCGGCTTCGCAGAGACGATGGTGGCTTGAGCCGCGTCATCCAGTACGACCTGTGCCAGTTGGCAGGCACCGTATCTGAAAAGAAGTACGAAAAGGAAGGCGGGCCCGGACTACAGGCCTGCGCCCGACTGATCCGCGAACACAGTTCACGCGCAGCCCTTGACCTGCAAGCGCTGGTGCAATGGGTGTTCTTCAACATCTGTGTGGGCAACAACGACAGCCACGCCAAAAACCTGTCGCTGTACGCGTTACCAGGCCAGGGCGTTCGCCTCACGCCCTTCTATGACCTGATGTGCACGCGCATCTACCCCGGGCTGTCCAAAGAGTTCGCCTTCAATGTGGGCGGCGAAGTGCTTCCAGGCCAGATGGGCCACGTGCAGCTGCAAGGCATGGCCCAGCAACTGGGCATGAAGCCCCGGTATCTGCAGACGGTTGCAGACGATGTGGCGGCGAAGGTTCCTGCTGCCATCGATCAAGCCGTGAACGAAATCTCGCCGCTGCTGGCCCACAACAGCCAGACCTTCGCAGAGCACCTTACCCACGAGGTGAAGTCGATCACCAAAAAGGCACAGGCGAGATTCCGTCAAGCGCCCTAG
- a CDS encoding helix-turn-helix domain-containing protein, with protein sequence MHPHDRLTAVQPTTLELLQRQGQPALICLKDAARISGVAVQTLRNQISQGRCQLKTIKRGGRRFVRLQDLAEFIDGSPGGSESSVRRTGRLTKREEIERRNGRC encoded by the coding sequence ATGCACCCTCACGATCGACTGACCGCAGTCCAACCCACAACTCTTGAGCTCCTTCAGAGGCAAGGCCAACCTGCGCTGATTTGTCTGAAGGACGCAGCGCGCATCAGTGGCGTTGCCGTCCAGACCTTGCGCAACCAGATCAGCCAGGGGCGCTGCCAGCTCAAGACCATCAAGCGCGGTGGTCGCAGGTTTGTGCGTCTGCAAGATCTTGCTGAGTTCATCGACGGATCTCCCGGCGGGAGCGAGTCCTCAGTACGTCGGACGGGGCGGCTCACGAAGCGCGAGGAGATCGAGCGCAGGAACGGGCGGTGCTGA
- a CDS encoding helix-turn-helix domain-containing protein: protein MEVGTAFGKVLRRLRKQAGLSQEQLGLDADLMRNYISILELGQQQPTIKTLFKLSVPLKRRPSEIVALVEDEILADATGSTKD, encoded by the coding sequence TTGGAAGTCGGGACAGCGTTCGGTAAAGTATTGAGGCGGTTGCGCAAGCAGGCCGGGCTCAGCCAGGAGCAGTTGGGCCTGGATGCCGATCTGATGCGCAACTACATCAGCATTCTTGAGTTGGGGCAGCAGCAGCCAACGATTAAGACATTGTTCAAACTGTCCGTCCCTCTGAAACGGAGACCTTCCGAAATCGTGGCCTTGGTCGAGGATGAAATCCTCGCTGACGCCACCGGCTCCACAAAAGACTGA
- a CDS encoding NYN domain-containing protein: MATPHNDKLAVLIDADNAQASIINELMAEVSRYGTATVKRAYGDWTTPNLRGWKDVLHKLAIQPMQQFAYTTGKNATDSSLIIDAMDLLHSGSVSGFCLVSSDSDFTRLATRIREAGLVVYGFGEQKTPQPFVAACDKFIYTEILRAQGEVAAQPIVTEEPGLSLESMLRTAVTATAKDNGWAALSTVGSMIMKNHSSFDPRNYGCQKLGELVRKQGYLEVKETPMQDGSTHLHLFVRLKVGG, translated from the coding sequence ATGGCAACACCACACAACGACAAGCTGGCTGTGCTCATAGATGCGGACAACGCGCAGGCCAGCATCATCAACGAGCTGATGGCCGAGGTATCTCGCTACGGCACCGCCACCGTGAAGCGGGCCTATGGCGATTGGACGACACCCAACTTGCGAGGCTGGAAGGACGTGCTGCACAAGCTGGCCATTCAGCCCATGCAGCAGTTTGCCTACACCACGGGCAAGAACGCCACCGATTCGTCCTTGATCATTGACGCCATGGACCTGCTGCACTCAGGCAGTGTCAGCGGTTTCTGCCTGGTCTCATCAGACAGCGATTTCACGCGCCTGGCCACTCGCATCCGTGAAGCAGGCCTGGTCGTCTATGGCTTTGGCGAGCAAAAGACACCGCAGCCATTTGTGGCGGCCTGCGACAAGTTCATCTACACCGAGATCTTGCGAGCTCAGGGCGAGGTGGCCGCTCAGCCCATCGTGACGGAGGAGCCCGGGCTGTCGTTGGAATCCATGCTGCGTACCGCTGTGACGGCCACGGCCAAAGACAACGGCTGGGCCGCCTTGTCGACAGTGGGCTCGATGATCATGAAGAATCATTCGTCGTTTGACCCGCGCAACTACGGCTGCCAGAAGCTCGGGGAGTTGGTGCGCAAGCAGGGCTACCTGGAGGTCAAGGAGACGCCGATGCAGGACGGCTCCACCCATCTGCATTTGTTCGTCAGGCTGAAGGTGGGGGGCTGA
- a CDS encoding helix-turn-helix transcriptional regulator — protein MGAQTDRIVKIESLLRRNRPVNFQTLRDILEVSPATIKRDLAFLRDRLGCPIIYDRAEDTYRLDASAQVGERLEIPGLWFSATELHALLTAHQLLSSLDPNGALNRHVGPLLDRIHQLVGQNDRDRIDVMQRISVINASQRPVEAPCFEAVCSALLGRHRLSFKYFTRSRQAESRREGSPQRLIYYRNTWYLDAWCHKNNDLRRFALDAMDDVQVRDEKAKEVAISTVIKKLDGGYGIYAGNQLRWARLMFSARASQWVARERWHPDQQLTALDDGRVEMKLPFTDMTELRMDILRHGPEVEVLEPKELRAEVAQQLRDALATYSRT, from the coding sequence ATGGGCGCCCAAACTGATCGCATCGTCAAAATTGAAAGCCTGCTGCGCCGTAACCGCCCGGTCAACTTTCAAACATTGCGCGACATCCTGGAGGTTTCTCCCGCAACCATCAAGCGCGATCTGGCTTTTCTGCGTGATCGACTCGGCTGCCCCATCATTTACGACCGGGCCGAAGACACCTACCGCCTTGACGCCTCAGCTCAAGTCGGAGAACGCCTGGAAATCCCAGGCCTGTGGTTCAGCGCAACAGAGCTTCATGCACTGCTGACGGCCCACCAATTACTCAGTAGCCTCGACCCCAATGGCGCACTGAATAGGCATGTCGGCCCCTTGCTGGATCGCATCCACCAGTTGGTCGGTCAGAATGATCGCGACCGGATCGACGTGATGCAGCGCATCAGCGTGATCAATGCCAGCCAGCGCCCCGTCGAGGCGCCCTGCTTCGAAGCGGTATGCAGCGCATTGCTGGGCCGCCATAGGCTTTCCTTCAAGTACTTCACGCGCTCACGCCAGGCCGAGTCCCGTCGAGAAGGTTCCCCCCAACGCCTGATCTATTACCGCAACACCTGGTACCTGGACGCGTGGTGCCACAAGAACAACGACCTGCGCCGCTTTGCCCTCGACGCCATGGACGACGTTCAGGTGCGGGATGAAAAAGCCAAGGAGGTCGCCATCAGCACAGTCATCAAGAAACTGGACGGGGGCTATGGCATCTACGCTGGCAACCAATTGCGCTGGGCGCGACTGATGTTCAGTGCCCGCGCGTCGCAATGGGTGGCTCGCGAGCGATGGCACCCTGATCAGCAATTGACTGCGCTGGACGATGGCAGGGTAGAGATGAAACTGCCTTTCACCGACATGACCGAACTGCGCATGGACATCTTGCGGCACGGCCCCGAGGTGGAGGTATTGGAGCCCAAAGAATTGAGGGCAGAGGTTGCACAGCAACTGCGCGATGCCCTGGCAACCTACTCCCGCACTTAG